The Helicobacter mustelae genome has a segment encoding these proteins:
- the mnmH gene encoding tRNA 2-selenouridine(34) synthase MnmH: MDNYKDFDLIIDVRTPLEYKHSHIPHAYNMPVLEDEQFQKIGTLYHQNMLQANLLGASLACQNIAKFLQKVASRESHIPLQHKYKILIYCARGGKRSQALYEVLKNLNFQVTKLQGGYKSYRTFVLETLEKPVQFITLSGPTGCGKSEILEALKEQCIHLESLAHHYGSSFGDIATKELGPQPSQKMFENLIAHEIHTKPQPLFIEAESKRLGNLIVPRKIFECYQNAPKVFVNASLQSRIERIIKLYHPIPAAQFSKAMQKIQSYMNKETFDTIHRAFELGDLKQTTRLLITQYYDRVYKKSNFSYELHHTNLKDSIDFLQRLREKFSTPPTKH; this comes from the coding sequence ATGGATAATTACAAAGACTTTGACCTCATTATTGATGTGCGCACTCCCCTAGAATACAAACACTCTCACATTCCCCATGCTTACAACATGCCCGTACTTGAAGATGAGCAATTTCAAAAAATCGGAACTCTCTACCACCAAAACATGCTGCAAGCAAATCTTTTGGGAGCAAGCCTAGCATGCCAAAATATCGCCAAATTTTTACAAAAAGTTGCCAGCAGGGAGTCTCATATCCCCCTGCAGCACAAATACAAAATCCTCATTTATTGCGCGCGCGGAGGCAAAAGAAGCCAGGCTCTCTATGAGGTCTTAAAAAATCTCAATTTCCAAGTGACAAAACTGCAGGGCGGGTATAAAAGCTACCGCACCTTTGTGCTAGAGACCCTAGAAAAACCCGTTCAATTCATCACACTCTCTGGCCCTACGGGATGTGGAAAAAGCGAGATTTTAGAAGCACTCAAAGAGCAGTGCATCCACCTAGAATCCCTAGCCCATCATTATGGCTCAAGCTTTGGAGATATTGCTACCAAAGAGCTCGGCCCCCAGCCTAGTCAAAAGATGTTTGAAAATCTCATTGCCCATGAAATTCATACAAAACCCCAGCCATTGTTTATCGAGGCAGAGAGCAAGAGGCTAGGAAATCTTATCGTGCCACGTAAGATCTTTGAATGCTATCAAAATGCACCTAAAGTTTTTGTGAATGCATCATTGCAATCGCGCATAGAGCGCATCATCAAGCTCTATCACCCCATCCCAGCAGCACAATTTTCTAAAGCCATGCAAAAAATCCAATCCTATATGAACAAAGAGACTTTTGATACCATCCATAGAGCCTTTGAGCTTGGAGATCTCAAGCAAACCACAAGGCTTTTGATTACCCAGTATTACGACAGGGTCTACAAAAAATCTAACTTTAGCTATGAATTACACCACACAAATCTTAAAGACTCCATTGACTTTTTGCAACGCCTGCGCGAAAAATTTTCAACCCCACCAACCAAGCACTAA
- the argC gene encoding N-acetyl-gamma-glutamyl-phosphate reductase: MKKIPVGIIGVGGYTGLELFKILSKHPYFTIAYVANTSAQDRIDALHPSLTKISSMPLSPADPKKAAGLCELLFLALPHQESMQFAKEALELGTKVIDLSADYRLSKEHYEANYCTHKDPKNLEHAVYGLVEYQREAIKNASLIANPGCYPTASLLGLLPFLPYMDSSVFIDAKSGVSGAGKKLSPNTHYPLINENIFSYQPLKHRHQIEIAEKCQTFGHKDVKINFIPHLTPLTQGMLVSIFATLHTEINPLSILQEHYANEPCIRIREHSTDVLSVRGTNFCDIYAQTSGRDLYVCTSIDNLMRGASSQAVVNANLMFGLDELSGIPLLG, encoded by the coding sequence ATGAAAAAAATCCCTGTTGGCATCATTGGGGTAGGTGGATACACCGGCCTTGAGCTTTTTAAAATCCTCTCCAAACATCCTTATTTTACGATTGCTTATGTCGCAAATACAAGCGCGCAAGATCGCATCGATGCGCTACATCCTTCTCTCACAAAAATCAGCTCCATGCCCCTATCTCCAGCAGATCCCAAGAAAGCAGCAGGACTTTGTGAGTTGCTTTTCCTCGCACTTCCCCATCAAGAAAGTATGCAATTTGCCAAGGAAGCCCTAGAGCTTGGGACAAAAGTCATCGACCTCTCTGCAGACTATCGCCTAAGCAAGGAGCATTATGAGGCAAACTACTGCACCCATAAGGATCCCAAAAATCTAGAGCATGCAGTCTATGGGCTTGTGGAGTATCAGCGCGAAGCTATCAAAAATGCCTCTCTCATCGCTAATCCTGGCTGCTACCCCACAGCCTCTTTGCTTGGGCTTTTACCATTTTTGCCCTATATGGATTCCAGCGTGTTTATTGATGCAAAAAGCGGAGTGAGTGGGGCTGGCAAAAAACTCAGTCCAAACACCCACTATCCCCTCATTAATGAAAATATTTTTTCCTACCAACCTCTAAAACATCGCCACCAAATCGAGATTGCAGAAAAATGCCAGACCTTTGGTCACAAAGATGTTAAAATCAATTTCATCCCCCATCTCACCCCACTGACCCAGGGCATGCTAGTGAGCATTTTTGCCACGCTGCACACAGAAATCAACCCTCTTTCCATCTTGCAGGAGCATTATGCAAATGAGCCCTGCATCCGCATCCGCGAACATAGCACAGATGTGCTAAGCGTGCGCGGTACAAATTTTTGCGATATCTATGCCCAGACCTCTGGCAGAGATCTTTATGTTTGCACAAGCATTGACAATCTCATGCGTGGGGCAAGTTCGCAGGCCGTGGTCAATGCGAATTTGATGTTTGGGCTTGATGAGCTTAGCGGAATCCCACTGCTAGGCTAA
- the yaaA gene encoding peroxide stress protein YaaA — protein MKVLFSPSEGKNISPSAQKPLQKMQKNLWEELEPQMPQRKAVIEAYLEALRENGDEVYKIFGVRKISPHELELCKNLLHTPRTAAILLYDGVAYKALDFASLGDGAQKFVRENVYIFSNLFGAVLADSPLPFYKLNQNYRGRGFGLQEIYKKTKTQMDEVLIGECVIDLRAEVYTKAYALDFFHIRVEFLKNGKKLSHIAKHYRGIFLRHLAHAWAQGDRIEQQEVQCIIKDMQMEGVELSDIRTTPLAHTYVYQVQS, from the coding sequence ATGAAAGTTTTATTTAGCCCTAGCGAGGGGAAAAACATCTCCCCAAGCGCGCAAAAACCTCTGCAAAAAATGCAAAAAAATCTCTGGGAGGAATTGGAGCCGCAAATGCCCCAGAGAAAAGCAGTGATTGAGGCGTATCTGGAGGCTTTGAGAGAGAATGGGGATGAGGTTTATAAAATCTTTGGAGTAAGGAAGATTTCACCCCATGAGTTAGAGCTCTGCAAAAATCTGTTGCATACTCCAAGGACTGCAGCCATTTTGCTTTATGATGGGGTGGCATATAAGGCGCTAGATTTTGCAAGTTTGGGGGATGGCGCACAAAAGTTTGTGCGTGAGAATGTGTATATTTTTAGCAATTTATTTGGAGCAGTGCTAGCAGATAGCCCCCTGCCTTTTTATAAGCTCAATCAAAACTACAGGGGCAGGGGATTTGGCCTGCAAGAAATTTATAAAAAGACCAAAACACAGATGGATGAGGTGCTCATTGGAGAATGCGTGATTGACCTGCGTGCAGAAGTGTATACCAAGGCCTATGCTTTAGATTTTTTTCATATTCGCGTGGAGTTTTTGAAAAATGGGAAAAAACTCAGCCATATTGCCAAGCATTATCGAGGCATTTTCCTGCGTCATTTGGCCCATGCTTGGGCACAGGGCGATAGGATAGAGCAGCAGGAAGTGCAATGTATCATCAAGGACATGCAGATGGAGGGGGTAGAGCTAAGCGATATTCGCACCACACCGCTCGCACATACCTATGTCTATCAAGTTCAGTCCTAA
- a CDS encoding DUF4149 domain-containing protein has protein sequence MKTNSVLLIIHALYIWLLGINIGAILACGAFVAPVIFKSYAFLPDLGITNFDSGILMSQIFSKLNTLLNFSAIIILVYELLRFNFKNKKTFFPLVLNAIIVCLIFTFSFFYTPRIIQAQQMGAASTGTPEFASLHHQSEYVFQFLLVLLSISLIWRVIALQKEKQGRRS, from the coding sequence ATGAAAACAAACTCGGTTTTACTGATCATCCATGCACTTTATATTTGGCTGCTTGGCATAAATATCGGCGCGATTCTTGCTTGTGGGGCGTTCGTAGCTCCCGTGATTTTCAAATCCTATGCCTTCCTGCCTGATCTTGGCATCACAAATTTTGACTCTGGTATTTTGATGAGTCAAATCTTTTCAAAACTCAATACTTTACTCAATTTCAGTGCGATTATAATTTTGGTCTATGAGCTTTTAAGATTTAATTTCAAAAATAAAAAAACCTTCTTTCCCCTCGTCCTCAATGCCATTATCGTGTGTCTCATTTTTACTTTTTCTTTTTTCTACACCCCTCGCATTATCCAAGCCCAGCAAATGGGTGCAGCTAGCACGGGGACGCCAGAATTTGCCAGTCTGCATCACCAAAGCGAGTATGTCTTCCAGTTTCTTTTGGTTTTGCTTAGCATCAGTCTTATTTGGCGCGTCATCGCATTGCAAAAAGAAAAGCAAGGCAGAAGGTCATGA
- a CDS encoding hybrid sensor histidine kinase/response regulator: MEEMQEIMEDFLIEAFEMIDQLDQDLVELEHNPKDLDLLNKIFRVAHTIKGSGSFLNFDVLTSLTHNMEFVLDKARKNELEITSDIMDVILESVDLMKGLLKAIRVNKTDADSGIDIEECVTHLQAIQDGNYQKESTPAKKSTSKTKKAEPEENVDYSKMNAQEVEEEIARLLHERQESDKAKRAKKRNQEEAAKKAEQNTPANSGANNGKEARGNIIEQTIRVDVTRLDHLMNLIGELVLGKNRLLRIYGDVEERYDGEKFLEELNQVVSSVSTVTTDLQLAVMKTRMLPISKVFNKFPRMVRDLARDLDKKIELVISGEENELDKSIVEEIGDPLVHIIRNACDHGIESPDDRQEKGKDPTGIINLSAYNEGNHIVIKIQDDGKGLDPEMLKRKAVEKNLITQAEADGLSDKEAYSIILKPGFSTASSITNISGRGVGMDVVKTNIEQLNGMIEIESEKNVGTIMKLKIPLTLAIIQALLVGVQEEYYAIPLSSVLETVKVSQEEIYTINGKSVLRLRDEVLSLVRLADIFGVDCALENINEVYVVIIGIADQKVGIIVDYLIGQEEVVIKSLGYYLKGTAGIAGATVRGDGKITLIVDVPALITMAKEVKVNINQLMDDADATNIKQQPSDYVLLIVDDSATDRGIAKKFLSPLGITIKEATNGLEGLELLKNSEKKFDAVLLDIEMPKMDGYTLAGEIRKFNKFKNLPLIALTSRSSREDRMRGVESGITEYLTKPYTQEYLVNIVKRNINMNELGEKND; the protein is encoded by the coding sequence ATGGAAGAGATGCAAGAAATAATGGAAGATTTTCTGATTGAAGCATTTGAAATGATTGATCAATTAGATCAAGATCTTGTGGAATTGGAACATAACCCCAAAGATCTAGATCTGCTCAACAAAATCTTTAGAGTTGCACACACTATCAAAGGATCTGGCTCCTTTCTGAATTTTGATGTACTAACCAGTCTCACTCATAATATGGAATTTGTCCTAGACAAGGCACGAAAAAATGAGCTTGAGATCACCTCTGATATCATGGATGTTATTTTGGAGTCTGTGGATCTGATGAAGGGGCTGCTAAAGGCCATCCGAGTAAACAAAACCGATGCAGATAGCGGCATTGACATTGAAGAATGCGTAACTCATCTCCAAGCCATCCAGGATGGCAACTACCAAAAAGAAAGCACCCCCGCCAAAAAATCCACCTCCAAAACCAAGAAAGCTGAGCCAGAGGAAAATGTGGATTATTCCAAGATGAATGCCCAAGAAGTTGAGGAGGAGATTGCTCGATTGCTTCATGAACGCCAAGAAAGCGACAAGGCAAAACGTGCGAAGAAACGCAATCAAGAAGAAGCTGCCAAAAAAGCTGAGCAAAACACTCCTGCAAATTCCGGTGCAAATAATGGAAAAGAAGCAAGAGGCAATATTATTGAGCAAACCATACGCGTGGATGTCACAAGACTGGATCATTTGATGAATCTCATCGGAGAGCTCGTGCTTGGCAAGAATCGCTTGCTTAGGATTTATGGAGATGTAGAGGAGCGCTATGATGGAGAGAAATTTCTCGAAGAACTCAATCAGGTCGTATCTTCTGTATCTACAGTTACCACGGATTTGCAGCTTGCCGTCATGAAAACAAGGATGCTACCCATCAGCAAGGTGTTTAATAAGTTTCCAAGGATGGTGCGAGATCTCGCACGCGATCTGGACAAAAAAATCGAACTTGTCATCAGTGGAGAGGAAAATGAGCTAGACAAGTCCATTGTCGAAGAAATCGGAGATCCACTCGTGCACATCATCCGCAATGCCTGCGATCACGGAATCGAATCCCCAGATGACCGCCAAGAAAAAGGAAAGGATCCCACAGGGATAATCAATCTCAGCGCCTACAATGAGGGCAATCACATCGTAATAAAAATCCAAGATGATGGCAAGGGGCTAGATCCTGAGATGCTCAAGCGCAAGGCTGTAGAAAAAAATCTCATCACCCAAGCCGAAGCAGATGGTCTCAGTGACAAAGAGGCCTATTCCATCATCCTAAAGCCAGGATTTTCCACTGCCTCCTCAATCACAAATATCTCTGGACGTGGTGTGGGGATGGATGTGGTAAAGACCAACATTGAGCAACTCAATGGGATGATTGAAATCGAATCTGAAAAAAATGTGGGAACGATTATGAAGCTAAAGATCCCACTCACCCTAGCAATCATTCAAGCTCTACTTGTAGGTGTACAGGAAGAATACTATGCCATCCCTCTCTCCTCAGTATTAGAGACTGTCAAAGTCAGCCAGGAGGAGATCTATACCATCAATGGCAAGAGTGTCTTGCGCCTTAGAGATGAGGTGCTTTCTCTTGTACGCTTGGCAGATATTTTTGGCGTGGATTGCGCACTGGAAAATATCAATGAAGTCTATGTAGTCATCATTGGCATCGCCGATCAAAAAGTCGGAATCATCGTGGATTATCTCATCGGACAAGAAGAGGTCGTAATCAAATCTCTAGGGTATTATCTCAAGGGCACTGCGGGCATTGCTGGGGCTACTGTGCGCGGGGATGGCAAGATCACGCTCATTGTAGATGTGCCAGCACTCATCACAATGGCAAAAGAAGTAAAAGTCAATATCAATCAGCTCATGGATGATGCAGATGCTACAAATATCAAACAGCAGCCAAGCGATTATGTTTTGCTCATCGTGGATGACAGCGCCACAGATCGAGGCATCGCCAAAAAATTCCTAAGTCCACTTGGCATCACCATCAAAGAGGCCACCAACGGCCTAGAAGGTCTTGAACTCCTTAAAAATAGCGAAAAGAAATTTGATGCGGTACTACTAGATATTGAAATGCCAAAAATGGATGGCTACACGCTTGCTGGGGAAATTCGCAAATTTAACAAATTCAAAAACCTACCCCTTATCGCCCTAACTAGCAGATCAAGCAGGGAGGATAGAATGCGAGGCGTGGAATCGGGCATCACAGAATATCTCACAAAACCCTACACACAGGAATATCTCGTAAACATCGTCAAACGCAATATCAATATGAACGAACTAGGAGAGAAAAATGACTGA
- the fliS gene encoding flagellar export chaperone FliS gives MKMINAYNSYQQNSITIESPTKLIEMLYEGILRFSGLAQRSILSDDIEGKIYYINRITDIFTELLNALDYEKGGEVAVYLTGLYTYQIKLLTQANVENNTEKIGTVVNVTKGLLDAWKEIHAHEMA, from the coding sequence ATGAAAATGATCAATGCCTATAATTCTTATCAACAAAATTCCATCACAATCGAATCCCCCACCAAGCTCATTGAGATGCTCTATGAGGGGATTTTGCGCTTCTCTGGCTTGGCGCAGCGCTCCATCCTCTCTGATGACATCGAGGGAAAAATCTACTATATCAATCGCATCACCGACATCTTCACAGAACTTTTGAATGCCCTAGATTACGAGAAAGGCGGAGAGGTGGCAGTCTATCTCACGGGGCTTTACACCTATCAAATCAAACTCCTTACACAGGCCAATGTGGAAAATAACACCGAGAAGATTGGCACGGTGGTGAATGTCACCAAGGGGCTGCTAGATGCATGGAAGGAAATCCACGCCCATGAAATGGCATGA
- a CDS encoding metallophosphoesterase, with protein MLPHPSLELRNGAVFIADSHFSHKDPRAYKLLDFLAKNPPPQIFFVGDIFQLFIGAIPSSLRLHAPLLAKISELARQSEVFYLEGNHDFSLPSLENVQIFPRKRQPLVLEYEGKTILLAHGDLFISPFYERYIQTMTHPLVTFFLRLLDKITLGHLYTSIHKKVLQKSIFALKNPDEKSFINKRLDDYFSYAKNHNLAPEILHFIIEGHFHSTAQNSLYKALPSFYCQKKILQLIHGEFHIFYSSN; from the coding sequence ATGCTGCCCCATCCATCTCTAGAGCTAAGGAATGGTGCGGTTTTTATTGCGGATTCTCATTTTTCCCACAAAGATCCCAGGGCCTATAAGCTCTTAGACTTTCTAGCCAAAAATCCTCCTCCTCAAATTTTTTTTGTGGGCGATATTTTCCAGCTTTTCATTGGCGCCATCCCCTCCTCCTTGCGTCTGCATGCTCCCCTATTGGCAAAGATCAGCGAACTTGCTAGGCAGAGTGAAGTGTTTTATCTGGAAGGCAATCATGACTTTTCCCTGCCTTCTTTGGAGAATGTGCAAATCTTTCCGCGCAAAAGACAGCCTCTAGTGCTGGAATATGAGGGCAAAACCATACTTCTTGCACATGGAGATTTATTTATCTCTCCTTTTTATGAGCGCTATATTCAGACAATGACCCATCCTCTGGTAACTTTTTTTTTGCGTCTACTAGATAAGATCACTCTTGGGCATCTTTATACCTCCATCCACAAAAAAGTGCTACAAAAATCGATTTTTGCCCTAAAAAATCCCGATGAAAAAAGCTTTATTAATAAGCGTCTAGATGACTATTTTTCTTATGCCAAAAATCACAATCTCGCCCCTGAAATCTTGCATTTCATCATCGAAGGACATTTCCATTCCACTGCGCAAAACTCCCTATACAAGGCGCTTCCATCCTTTTATTGTCAGAAGAAAATCCTCCAACTCATTCATGGGGAATTTCACATTTTTTACAGCTCAAATTAA
- a CDS encoding sialidase family protein, with protein MLTFLGIPKTPKFTFDSISLNQEPSKNSKETYRSDIPMPPDAASAHSSTITPIRDNSLLVAFFAGSREGAADVAIYGSILESAYSKKWQQPFKILDRFMLMQDSREYIAKLGNPVLYTLGDTLHLFVVGVSIGGWATSKIYHYSAENKGAIPTFVFQKALHLSPFLNISNLVRTRPVEITLSTQEKGFILPIYHELATKYPINLVFDARGNLLMTSQPNHLNGLLQPSLTSISQTSCMLAYRANKKAKNILYTQTCDNNLKYGPLTPTNLKNYDNSLNLFALNKQVYLLHNTPLHNSNRGKLTLSKMQSPEVFEKLFDIDSTPTQKGEVSYPTAWMDPHGILHVTYTFDRKFIRYVRIDMDALEGAR; from the coding sequence GTGCTCACATTTCTGGGCATCCCAAAGACGCCAAAATTCACCTTTGACTCCATCTCCCTAAATCAAGAACCATCAAAAAACAGCAAAGAAACCTATCGTAGCGATATTCCCATGCCCCCAGATGCTGCCTCTGCGCATTCTAGCACCATCACTCCCATTCGTGACAACTCCCTATTGGTAGCATTTTTTGCTGGCAGCAGGGAGGGGGCAGCTGATGTGGCCATCTATGGCAGTATTTTGGAATCTGCCTACTCCAAAAAATGGCAGCAACCCTTCAAAATCCTCGATCGCTTCATGCTTATGCAAGATAGCAGAGAATATATTGCAAAACTTGGCAATCCCGTGCTCTACACCCTGGGCGATACTCTCCATCTTTTTGTGGTTGGGGTGAGTATTGGAGGATGGGCGACAAGTAAAATTTATCACTACAGCGCAGAAAACAAAGGCGCCATCCCCACCTTTGTCTTCCAAAAGGCCCTGCATCTAAGCCCCTTTCTCAACATCAGCAATCTAGTGCGCACTCGTCCCGTGGAAATTACCTTAAGTACACAAGAAAAGGGGTTCATTCTGCCTATTTATCATGAACTTGCCACCAAATATCCCATCAATCTCGTTTTTGATGCTAGGGGAAATCTCTTGATGACCTCCCAGCCCAATCACCTCAATGGGCTTTTGCAACCCTCGCTCACTAGCATCAGCCAAACTTCCTGCATGCTAGCATATCGCGCCAACAAAAAAGCCAAAAATATCCTCTATACCCAAACCTGTGATAATAACCTAAAATATGGCCCACTCACCCCCACAAATCTCAAGAATTACGACAATTCTCTCAATCTCTTTGCACTAAACAAACAGGTCTATCTTTTGCACAATACCCCCCTCCATAACTCCAACCGCGGCAAACTCACACTCTCAAAAATGCAGAGCCCTGAAGTGTTTGAGAAGCTTTTTGACATCGATTCCACGCCCACACAAAAGGGAGAGGTCAGCTACCCCACCGCATGGATGGATCCGCATGGCATTTTGCATGTCACCTACACATTTGATCGCAAATTCATTCGCTATGTGAGGATAGACATGGATGCTTTGGAGGGAGCGCGGTGA
- a CDS encoding LTA synthase family protein, with amino-acid sequence MIFKNICKTFVFALLLVILFVLLRGAFILYVGVYHQELGAFTWGDLLRGFYNGGMYDNRNIAAFAILYLFLSFLPKNRFLIYYAGFVFSLSIFLGMGNMLFYTIYQEPYDTNLLGLVFDDRGAILATGFSGNYDISIKVIIWLLASFLMIFIYKFCMRRIDASTISLHLFPSLGLFFVLCALLTMMLSSSFGIKIHSLDQQLIPCENPFLRKITTDSYRSLYLVYKGYKIIKNSKMQDFATGDIREILGKYFNLSNEQGQLDIYKLLEQHSHNTSNTKIRHIFYIVAESMSQWFYDSLYDAIHLVSQTKALLKSPHAIYFEPFLENAPSTAKSLETQITGLFQLDIPLQSLLGILPKFQTAIPYAMNQLGYKTAFFYGGSGRWQKLQTLSLLQGFREFFDDKNLENFLHNTKKSYPTPYHNVWGYSDAVLFDFILENTTDAPSFNMIMTTSNHQPFDIPLQSYHVPMEKIQQFVKENQLEIDPKILGHIYYADRILARFIREMSAKYPDSLFVITGDHYGHFSPKDPNLSITKQVPLILYAPTLNMHKTTSVGSHIDISATILELIAPKDFSYASFGKPLASNNPDFKLNNHIALGYFAIATPELIYNPKEHYYYAKNKNPTLLESAKKEYERLDLARAISWYLIFKGSKVD; translated from the coding sequence ATGATTTTTAAAAATATCTGCAAAACATTTGTTTTTGCTCTCTTGCTTGTAATCTTATTTGTTTTATTGCGTGGGGCTTTTATCCTCTATGTAGGAGTCTATCATCAGGAATTAGGGGCCTTTACTTGGGGGGATCTCTTGAGAGGCTTTTATAATGGAGGGATGTATGATAATCGCAATATTGCAGCATTTGCAATCTTGTATCTGTTTCTTAGCTTCCTGCCAAAAAATCGTTTTCTCATCTATTATGCGGGATTTGTCTTTTCTCTTAGTATTTTTCTTGGTATGGGAAATATGCTTTTTTACACAATCTATCAAGAACCCTATGACACCAATCTCTTAGGACTTGTTTTTGATGATCGTGGTGCAATTCTTGCTACGGGATTCTCAGGAAATTATGATATCAGTATCAAAGTCATCATTTGGCTGCTTGCAAGTTTTTTGATGATTTTTATCTATAAATTTTGCATGCGCCGCATCGATGCTTCCACAATCTCTTTGCATCTATTCCCCAGTCTAGGGTTATTTTTTGTGCTTTGTGCTTTGCTTACCATGATGCTTAGCTCCTCATTTGGCATAAAAATCCATTCCCTTGATCAGCAATTAATTCCTTGCGAAAATCCATTCTTGCGTAAAATCACCACAGATTCCTATCGCTCCCTTTATCTGGTTTACAAAGGCTATAAAATCATCAAAAACTCTAAAATGCAGGATTTTGCCACTGGAGATATCAGAGAAATCCTAGGCAAATATTTCAACCTTTCAAATGAACAAGGGCAGTTAGACATTTATAAATTGCTAGAGCAGCACTCTCACAATACCTCAAACACCAAAATCCGTCATATTTTTTATATTGTTGCAGAAAGTATGAGCCAATGGTTTTATGACTCCTTGTATGATGCAATCCATCTTGTTAGCCAGACAAAAGCCCTGCTTAAAAGCCCGCACGCAATTTATTTTGAACCATTTCTAGAAAATGCCCCCTCTACTGCCAAAAGCCTAGAAACCCAAATCACAGGGCTATTTCAATTAGATATCCCTCTACAAAGCTTGCTAGGAATTCTGCCCAAATTCCAGACTGCCATTCCTTATGCTATGAATCAACTTGGTTATAAAACCGCATTTTTTTATGGAGGGAGTGGTCGCTGGCAAAAACTCCAAACCCTTAGTCTCTTGCAGGGCTTTAGAGAATTTTTTGATGATAAAAATCTAGAAAATTTTCTCCACAATACCAAAAAATCCTATCCCACCCCCTACCACAATGTCTGGGGATATAGCGATGCAGTGCTGTTTGATTTTATTTTAGAAAACACTACAGATGCTCCCAGTTTTAATATGATTATGACAACCTCCAATCACCAGCCCTTTGATATCCCCCTGCAGAGTTATCATGTGCCAATGGAAAAAATCCAACAATTTGTCAAAGAAAATCAACTTGAAATTGACCCCAAGATCCTAGGGCATATTTATTATGCAGATCGCATATTAGCAAGGTTTATCCGAGAAATGAGCGCTAAATATCCTGATAGTCTTTTTGTTATTACTGGGGATCATTATGGACATTTTAGTCCCAAAGATCCCAATCTCTCTATCACCAAGCAAGTCCCCCTCATCCTCTATGCTCCTACCCTCAACATGCACAAAACCACTTCTGTTGGATCCCATATAGATATTTCTGCGACAATCCTTGAACTCATTGCACCCAAAGACTTTTCTTATGCGAGCTTTGGTAAGCCCCTTGCTAGCAACAATCCTGATTTTAAGCTTAATAATCATATTGCATTGGGGTATTTTGCCATCGCGACTCCCGAGCTCATCTATAACCCAAAAGAGCATTATTACTACGCCAAAAACAAAAATCCTACCTTGCTAGAATCTGCAAAAAAAGAATATGAGCGCTTAGATCTTGCGCGTGCAATTAGCTGGTATTTGATCTTTAAGGGCTCTAAGGTGGATTAA
- a CDS encoding chemotaxis protein CheW, giving the protein MTETNLKEVLKKQQNYTKNSEKENIEDTLQVIGFVVGDEEFAIPILNVIEIVKPIEYTRVPGTPNYVLGVFNLRGNVFPLINLRLKFGLSAIAQDKDTRYLVIKHEDKTAGFVIDKLTEAIRLKHSEIDSIPESFDEQENLMQSMQGIGKRDNRLITILKTEILLKKTF; this is encoded by the coding sequence ATGACTGAAACAAACCTCAAAGAAGTTTTGAAAAAACAGCAAAACTATACGAAAAATAGCGAAAAAGAAAACATCGAGGACACCCTGCAAGTCATTGGATTTGTGGTGGGGGATGAGGAATTTGCCATCCCCATTTTGAATGTCATTGAAATCGTCAAACCCATCGAATATACGCGCGTCCCTGGCACTCCTAACTATGTATTGGGGGTCTTCAACCTACGCGGTAATGTATTCCCCCTCATCAACCTACGTCTCAAATTTGGACTCTCTGCTATTGCTCAGGACAAGGACACACGCTACCTTGTGATCAAACATGAAGATAAGACAGCGGGCTTTGTAATCGACAAACTCACAGAAGCCATTCGCCTCAAGCATTCTGAGATCGATTCCATCCCTGAGAGCTTTGATGAGCAAGAAAATCTCATGCAAAGCATGCAGGGCATTGGCAAGAGAGACAATCGCCTCATCACCATCCTAAAAACAGAGATTTTATTGAAAAAAACTTTTTAA